The Oceanococcus sp. HetDA_MAG_MS8 genome window below encodes:
- a CDS encoding S8 family serine peptidase: MNKQLASLALGLAVVGGAQAAIDEGRIHGQYIVTMDAAQVSDISSTVQSLLAGIPGSQLLFEYDTVLQGFAVRMDATQAQLLAQNPLVKAIEQDHQVVAFGTQTNATWGLDRVDQEDLPLDGSYTYPASAGSSAHVYVIDTGINPDHAEFTGRVGASRNFVSSGLFFAPDPDAWQDCEGHGTHVASTAMGTTWGVAKSATVHAVRVLDCLGSGSGSAIIAGMEWVAENAEKPAVANLSLGTLNGRSSAQEEAARNLYAAGVLPVVAAGNDSANACNTSPAAEPLALTVASSDSADRQSSFSNHGSCVDIFAPGSSIRAADHNSNAGSKLLSGTSMAAPHVAGAVAIELDQAPSLNAAQVSDVVVAQATPGTLTQVSAGTPNLLLYVPADGGGSEPVDQPPVAAFDSTCDALSCSFDASASSDDGTNLAYAWDFGDGNVASGVAVSHSFGSDGSYTVRLTVTDSAGQSDSQTETLEVSAAPAGCSGCTEYSGTLNGSGDSDIHPEGGFDFPGGTLSGELVGPSSADFDLRLQRYGCGFLFGCTWSNVASATTSSSNESISYNASSGTYRWLVESYAGSGSYLLTATPQ; this comes from the coding sequence ATGAATAAACAGCTTGCGAGCTTAGCGCTCGGTCTGGCCGTGGTAGGCGGTGCGCAGGCCGCTATTGACGAAGGCCGCATTCACGGCCAGTACATTGTGACTATGGATGCCGCGCAGGTCAGTGACATCAGCTCGACCGTTCAATCCCTCTTGGCTGGCATCCCGGGTAGCCAGCTGTTATTTGAATACGACACTGTGCTGCAGGGCTTTGCCGTGCGCATGGACGCCACACAGGCTCAGCTCTTGGCTCAAAATCCCCTGGTCAAGGCTATTGAGCAGGATCACCAAGTGGTGGCTTTTGGTACGCAAACCAATGCAACTTGGGGTTTGGACCGTGTTGACCAAGAGGATCTGCCACTGGATGGGAGTTACACCTACCCAGCTTCGGCTGGAAGCAGTGCCCATGTGTATGTCATTGATACTGGCATCAACCCAGATCATGCTGAATTTACAGGCCGGGTAGGTGCTTCGCGTAACTTTGTGTCCAGCGGGCTATTCTTCGCGCCGGACCCCGACGCTTGGCAGGACTGTGAAGGCCATGGAACCCACGTTGCGAGTACGGCCATGGGGACCACTTGGGGGGTTGCCAAAAGTGCCACTGTGCATGCAGTTCGCGTGCTGGATTGTTTGGGCTCGGGCTCCGGTAGTGCCATTATTGCTGGCATGGAGTGGGTGGCGGAAAACGCCGAAAAACCAGCTGTGGCAAACCTCAGCTTGGGAACGCTGAACGGGCGTTCAAGTGCGCAAGAAGAAGCCGCCCGTAATCTTTATGCAGCGGGGGTACTTCCCGTGGTTGCCGCGGGTAACGATAGTGCGAATGCGTGCAACACCTCACCAGCCGCAGAGCCTCTGGCATTGACCGTTGCCTCTAGCGACAGTGCTGACCGCCAGTCATCCTTCTCAAACCACGGTAGCTGTGTTGATATTTTCGCGCCTGGTTCGAGCATTCGCGCGGCCGATCACAACAGCAACGCCGGCTCCAAGCTGCTCAGTGGTACGTCCATGGCGGCGCCGCATGTGGCCGGAGCTGTGGCCATCGAGCTCGACCAAGCTCCGAGTCTGAACGCCGCTCAGGTCAGCGATGTGGTGGTCGCTCAGGCAACGCCGGGAACCCTGACTCAGGTCAGCGCTGGGACGCCGAACTTGCTGCTATATGTGCCGGCCGACGGTGGTGGTAGTGAGCCTGTCGATCAGCCACCAGTCGCAGCCTTCGACAGCACTTGCGATGCCTTGAGCTGTAGTTTTGACGCCAGCGCGTCTAGCGATGATGGCACCAACTTGGCATACGCCTGGGACTTCGGCGATGGCAATGTCGCCTCCGGAGTGGCCGTAAGCCACAGCTTTGGCAGCGATGGTAGCTACACCGTGCGCCTGACGGTCACCGACAGTGCTGGTCAATCCGACTCGCAAACAGAGACGCTGGAGGTGAGCGCTGCGCCTGCGGGTTGCTCCGGTTGCACGGAATACAGCGGCACGCTCAATGGCTCTGGCGATAGCGATATTCATCCTGAAGGAGGCTTCGACTTCCCTGGCGGCACGCTGAGCGGTGAACTCGTGGGCCCCTCAAGCGCTGACTTCGATCTGCGTTTGCAGCGTTATGGGTGCGGCTTCCTCTTCGGCTGTACCTGGAGCAATGTGGCCAGTGCGACGACCAGCAGCAGCAATGAGTCCATCAGCTATAACGCCTCCAGCGGGACCTATCGCTGGTTGGTTGAATCCTATGCGGGGTCTGGCAGCTACCTACTGACGGCAACCCCGCAGTAA
- a CDS encoding EVE domain-containing protein has product MAYWLLKSEPDVFGWDHLLQCKDQREPWDGIRNYQARNFIRDQMRDGDLAFFYHSNCKQPGIVGIATILGDARPDPTAFDPDCKYHDPKSDPDNPRWFLRDVQALRPLKRPITLHELKARAEELGDFPLVRRGNRLSVMPVAPEHWDMILHMEEQPAAD; this is encoded by the coding sequence ATGGCTTACTGGCTACTGAAATCCGAACCTGATGTTTTTGGCTGGGATCACTTGCTGCAGTGCAAAGATCAGCGAGAGCCCTGGGACGGGATTCGGAACTACCAAGCGCGCAACTTCATCCGCGATCAAATGCGTGACGGCGACTTGGCCTTTTTCTACCACTCCAATTGCAAACAACCCGGCATCGTTGGCATCGCAACCATTCTTGGCGACGCCCGGCCAGACCCTACGGCCTTTGACCCAGATTGTAAATATCACGACCCCAAGAGTGATCCAGACAACCCCCGCTGGTTCTTACGCGATGTACAAGCGCTAAGACCGCTCAAACGGCCGATCACTCTGCATGAACTTAAAGCGCGTGCAGAGGAATTAGGGGACTTTCCACTGGTACGGCGTGGCAACCGGCTCTCCGTCATGCCCGTGGCGCCAGAACACTGGGACATGATCCTACACATGGAAGAGCAGCCCGCAGCCGATTAG
- a CDS encoding 5-formyltetrahydrofolate cyclo-ligase — protein MCSKASYRRQLRALRRQLTTAQRQTEEQHLLTRLLRLLAHRRPRRIASYYPMGAEINPTIQAGQWREDGELYWPQIRHTGLRFAAANSKQLEQSSVGAWQPTNSARAAPLWSFSAVVMPLLACDRSGYRLGQGGGYYDRALARSAWHRPLLVGVGYDCQLVAKLPHEPHDQTLDLFLSASHALAFTPKGHRWLTGY, from the coding sequence ATGTGCTCCAAAGCCTCTTATCGCCGGCAGCTACGTGCGCTACGGCGGCAACTCACGACCGCGCAGCGGCAAACCGAAGAGCAGCATTTGCTCACTCGGTTACTGAGATTACTTGCCCACCGCCGGCCGCGGCGCATCGCAAGCTATTACCCCATGGGCGCTGAAATCAACCCCACCATTCAAGCTGGGCAGTGGCGCGAGGATGGCGAGTTGTATTGGCCGCAAATTCGGCATACCGGGCTGCGTTTTGCCGCAGCCAATAGCAAGCAACTGGAACAAAGTTCAGTCGGCGCTTGGCAGCCAACAAATAGCGCCCGAGCAGCTCCGTTATGGTCGTTCTCTGCAGTGGTCATGCCACTGCTGGCCTGCGACCGTAGCGGCTACAGACTCGGTCAAGGCGGTGGCTACTATGATCGCGCCCTCGCCCGCAGCGCTTGGCATCGCCCCCTACTGGTCGGAGTCGGCTATGACTGCCAGCTGGTAGCAAAACTTCCGCACGAGCCGCATGATCAAACTCTGGACCTTTTTCTCAGCGCCTCCCATGCGCTGGCCTTCACACCCAAAGGACACCGATGGCTTACTGGCTACTGA
- a CDS encoding cell division protein ZapA has protein sequence MSDARSITVKVLGRDYQVACPPDERDALYAAARYLDDRMQSIRKRSAGLGLERIAIMTGLNMARELMQYERGQPPRQQEPPRVDPQHPAPKEREANHAQGNTEDRLSQLTLTIRDALADD, from the coding sequence ATGAGCGACGCACGATCCATCACCGTCAAGGTCCTGGGCCGGGATTATCAGGTTGCCTGCCCTCCTGATGAGCGCGACGCACTGTATGCCGCTGCACGCTACCTCGATGATCGGATGCAGTCCATCCGTAAACGCTCCGCTGGCTTGGGCTTGGAGCGCATTGCGATCATGACCGGCTTGAACATGGCGCGCGAATTGATGCAGTACGAACGCGGGCAACCGCCTCGCCAACAAGAACCGCCACGGGTCGACCCGCAGCACCCCGCGCCCAAAGAGCGTGAGGCCAATCACGCCCAGGGCAACACCGAAGACCGACTCAGTCAATTGACTTTAACTATCCGGGACGCCTTGGCAGACGACTGA
- a CDS encoding DegQ family serine endoprotease has translation MPKLMRWALLSLLLVLPVAHAGIPLPTKADGTPSLSPMLKEVTPAVVNVITRGTQQARHPFFNDPNFRFFFGDRMPEREVRGLGSGVIVDAEEGLVLTNAHVIADADEIRVRLSDDREVEAELVGSDPDSDVAVLRIEEDNLVAVEMGDSDSLEVGDFVVAIGNPFGLRQTVTSGIVSALGRSGLGNRYENFIQTDASINRGNSGGALVDLAGRLVGINTAIISTSGGSVGIGFAIPTKLALSVMEQLVEHGSVKRGMLGVIGQDLTPELAEAFGLDKGRGAVIAEVLEDSAADEAGLEPGDVITAIDGDEIRNFDALRNAIGLHREGDTVKVAYLRDGKKRSTKVTLGADRSGRGGGSDVHPRLRQVRFANLDDGEGVRVAEIAADSEAARAGLREGDIVDAVNRKAVRNLTDLRNHLANEADDANLLLRVRRGEGALFLLLR, from the coding sequence ATGCCGAAATTGATGCGCTGGGCGCTGCTCAGCCTACTGCTTGTGTTACCTGTCGCTCATGCGGGCATTCCACTTCCGACCAAAGCCGACGGCACACCGAGCCTGTCGCCTATGCTTAAGGAAGTCACCCCCGCGGTGGTCAACGTCATCACCCGCGGCACCCAACAAGCTCGCCATCCCTTCTTCAATGACCCAAACTTTCGCTTCTTCTTTGGGGACCGTATGCCCGAGCGTGAGGTACGCGGCCTGGGCTCTGGCGTTATCGTTGACGCCGAAGAAGGCTTGGTCCTCACGAACGCTCATGTGATCGCTGATGCGGACGAGATTCGCGTCCGCCTTTCTGATGACCGCGAGGTTGAGGCCGAACTGGTCGGCAGCGATCCGGATAGCGATGTCGCCGTATTGCGCATCGAAGAGGACAATTTGGTCGCTGTAGAGATGGGCGACTCGGACAGCCTGGAAGTGGGCGACTTTGTAGTGGCTATTGGCAACCCCTTTGGCCTGCGTCAAACCGTGACCTCCGGCATCGTCAGCGCCTTGGGGCGTTCGGGGCTGGGAAATCGTTACGAAAACTTCATTCAGACCGATGCCAGCATTAACCGCGGCAACAGTGGTGGAGCTTTAGTGGATTTGGCCGGTCGCCTTGTGGGTATCAATACCGCCATCATTTCCACCTCTGGCGGCAGCGTTGGCATTGGCTTTGCCATCCCAACCAAGTTGGCCTTATCCGTCATGGAGCAACTTGTGGAGCATGGCAGCGTCAAGCGCGGCATGCTTGGCGTCATCGGCCAAGACTTGACCCCGGAGTTGGCCGAAGCCTTTGGTCTGGATAAGGGCCGCGGAGCCGTCATCGCAGAGGTTTTGGAAGACTCCGCTGCTGATGAGGCGGGGCTGGAACCGGGGGATGTCATTACCGCCATCGACGGAGATGAGATCCGCAACTTCGATGCCCTCCGTAACGCCATCGGCCTCCACCGGGAAGGCGATACAGTCAAAGTGGCGTACCTACGTGACGGCAAAAAACGCAGTACCAAAGTGACCCTCGGCGCCGACCGCAGCGGTCGCGGCGGTGGCAGCGATGTACACCCCAGGTTGCGCCAAGTGCGCTTTGCGAACCTGGATGATGGTGAGGGGGTCCGTGTTGCCGAGATCGCCGCTGACTCGGAGGCGGCTCGTGCTGGCCTACGCGAAGGCGATATTGTGGATGCGGTCAATCGCAAAGCTGTGCGCAACCTGACCGACCTCCGTAACCATTTAGCGAACGAAGCTGACGACGCCAACTTGTTGCTGCGTGTTCGTCGCGGTGAAGGGGCTTTGTTCCTGCTCCTTCGCTGA
- a CDS encoding YbhB/YbcL family Raf kinase inhibitor-like protein, which yields MRVTSQSFEHRAFIPDEFAFGVPDADAHVRFGDNRNPQLSWSDFPEATRSFVITCIDEDAPAQADDVNKDDREVPKDLARAEFVHWLLANMPAQITELWAGSFGARVMPGGLSNPQGPTGSVQGQNDYTSWFADDPSMRGTYCGYDGPCPPWNDARVHQYHFCVYALDVERLDLPSGFGLGELRRAMEGHVLDVGQITGLYTLNPRLRPQ from the coding sequence ATGCGCGTTACCAGTCAGAGCTTTGAGCACCGCGCCTTTATCCCAGATGAGTTTGCCTTTGGCGTTCCGGATGCTGACGCGCATGTGCGCTTTGGTGACAACCGCAACCCGCAGCTCAGCTGGTCGGACTTCCCGGAGGCCACGCGCAGCTTTGTCATTACCTGCATAGACGAAGATGCCCCGGCTCAAGCCGATGACGTCAACAAGGACGACCGGGAAGTTCCCAAAGATCTCGCGCGCGCAGAGTTTGTGCACTGGCTTTTGGCGAACATGCCGGCCCAAATCACCGAGCTTTGGGCGGGTAGTTTTGGCGCTAGAGTCATGCCGGGAGGGTTATCGAACCCACAGGGGCCCACGGGCTCAGTGCAAGGGCAAAACGACTACACCAGTTGGTTTGCGGACGATCCCAGCATGCGCGGCACCTATTGCGGCTACGATGGCCCCTGCCCTCCCTGGAATGATGCGCGGGTTCACCAGTATCACTTTTGCGTCTACGCCCTGGATGTAGAGCGCTTGGACTTGCCCTCGGGCTTTGGTCTAGGAGAGCTACGCCGGGCCATGGAGGGGCATGTACTCGACGTGGGGCAAATTACCGGCTTGTACACGCTCAACCCTCGCTTACGTCCGCAGTGA
- the sohB gene encoding protease SohB, with the protein MEYLYQYGLFLAKAITLVVAIIFVVGSVVSLLRQAREQLSEQLEVRNLNERLERMADVLRSELLDNKSWKDYLKRKKKEDKAHSKAKKTGRKPRLFVLDFDGDVSATATDSLREEISAILQIAESEDEVLLRLESAGGFVHSYGLAASQLQRIRERQLQLTVAVDKVAASGGYLMAGVADRILAAPFAIIGSIGVVAQLPNVHRLLKKHDVDIELHTAGQYKRTLTMLGENTEEGRAKFKQELEETHGLFKQFLNEHRSKLDLDKVATGEHWYGRQALELELIDEVTTSDDYLLKNLASHDIFSVEYKRRRPLTEKLGESLRLLSRPLLRRWPHVDAPSPRIQARGESPHARYQSEL; encoded by the coding sequence ATGGAATACCTCTATCAATACGGCCTGTTTCTGGCCAAAGCCATCACCCTTGTCGTGGCCATCATCTTTGTTGTGGGCAGTGTGGTCTCGCTGCTGCGTCAGGCACGTGAGCAACTCAGCGAGCAGCTTGAAGTTCGTAATCTCAATGAACGCCTAGAGCGTATGGCCGATGTGCTGCGCAGTGAGTTACTCGACAATAAGTCCTGGAAGGACTACCTCAAGCGCAAAAAGAAAGAAGACAAAGCACACAGCAAAGCCAAGAAAACGGGGCGCAAACCGCGCCTGTTTGTACTCGACTTTGATGGCGACGTCAGTGCGACTGCCACCGACAGCCTGCGCGAGGAAATCAGCGCTATTTTGCAAATTGCAGAGAGCGAGGATGAAGTTTTACTGCGACTGGAGTCTGCTGGGGGCTTCGTACACTCTTATGGCTTGGCCGCCTCGCAACTGCAACGGATACGCGAGCGGCAACTGCAACTCACCGTCGCCGTGGACAAAGTAGCTGCGTCCGGCGGTTACTTGATGGCTGGCGTGGCTGATCGTATTTTGGCTGCTCCCTTTGCCATCATTGGCAGCATTGGCGTGGTGGCTCAACTGCCCAACGTGCACCGCCTGCTGAAAAAGCACGATGTGGACATCGAACTGCACACGGCCGGCCAATACAAACGCACTCTCACCATGTTGGGCGAAAACACCGAGGAAGGCCGCGCGAAGTTCAAACAAGAGCTAGAGGAAACCCACGGCCTGTTTAAACAGTTCCTCAACGAGCATCGCAGCAAACTCGATCTGGACAAAGTCGCCACCGGTGAGCATTGGTATGGACGCCAGGCTTTAGAACTAGAGTTGATCGATGAAGTCACCACATCCGATGACTACTTACTGAAGAATTTAGCCAGTCACGATATTTTCAGTGTGGAGTACAAGCGTCGGCGCCCCTTGACGGAGAAGCTAGGTGAGTCGCTGCGCTTACTCAGCCGTCCATTGCTCCGTCGCTGGCCGCATGTCGATGCGCCCAGCCCCAGAATTCAAGCCCGAGGAGAAAGCCCCCATGCGCGTTACCAGTCAGAGCTTTGA
- the hemH gene encoding ferrochelatase has translation MTQCCTSAPCRGILLVNLGTPDAPTASAVRRYLAEFLADPRVVEVPRLIWLMLLYGVILPLRSPRVARNYAKIWSDRGSPLRFHTEDQAKALAKLTRLPVEPAFRYGQPSLQTGIDKLRAAGVQHISVLPMYPQNSATTTATIFDKIAQILKTTRDIPGLDFINAYPTHPAYIEALAQQVETYWEKHGRADKLLMSFHGLPARNVERGDPYQGQCEQTANALAQRLGLESDAWLHTYQSRFGPAEWLQPYTEPKLEELAEDGVRSVDVICPGFLADCLETLEEIALGAQETFVEAGGESLRYIPALNDSAALTSVFADLAGCPKTGCARYKGLKAA, from the coding sequence ATGACACAATGCTGCACCTCTGCCCCGTGCCGGGGCATTTTGCTGGTCAACCTTGGAACCCCGGATGCGCCCACTGCGAGCGCGGTGCGTCGCTATCTGGCCGAGTTTTTGGCCGACCCGCGCGTGGTGGAGGTGCCGCGCCTGATTTGGTTGATGTTGCTGTACGGGGTCATCCTGCCCTTGCGTAGCCCACGCGTGGCTCGCAACTACGCCAAAATTTGGAGTGACCGTGGCTCACCCCTGCGGTTTCATACCGAGGATCAAGCTAAGGCTCTGGCGAAACTCACCCGGTTGCCAGTGGAGCCCGCTTTTCGCTACGGACAGCCCTCGCTGCAGACCGGCATCGACAAGTTGCGTGCGGCCGGGGTGCAGCACATCAGTGTGCTGCCAATGTATCCGCAGAACTCGGCAACGACCACGGCGACCATCTTTGACAAGATTGCCCAAATCCTGAAGACCACCCGTGATATCCCCGGTTTGGACTTCATTAACGCCTACCCCACGCACCCTGCCTACATTGAAGCCTTGGCTCAGCAGGTAGAAACGTATTGGGAAAAGCATGGCCGCGCCGACAAACTGCTGATGAGCTTTCATGGCCTGCCCGCGCGGAATGTTGAGCGCGGTGACCCCTATCAAGGCCAATGCGAGCAAACTGCAAATGCCTTGGCGCAGCGCTTGGGCCTGGAGTCCGACGCTTGGTTGCACACCTACCAAAGCCGCTTCGGCCCCGCTGAGTGGCTGCAGCCGTATACGGAACCTAAGCTGGAAGAGCTGGCTGAAGACGGGGTTCGCAGCGTCGATGTCATTTGCCCTGGGTTCCTGGCCGATTGTTTGGAAACCCTGGAAGAAATCGCCTTGGGAGCACAGGAAACCTTCGTTGAGGCTGGTGGTGAGTCGCTGCGTTACATTCCCGCGCTCAATGACAGTGCAGCGCTCACATCAGTGTTTGCCGACCTAGCAGGCTGTCCCAAGACGGGCTGCGCACGCTACAAGGGGCTCAAGGCCGCCTAA
- a CDS encoding sodium:alanine symporter family protein: protein MESLIGYLNAINSVMLSVPVLLTLLGTGIVFTFWSGFCQYRSLTHGAFLVRGGLDSADGPGAISHFQALSAALSATVGLGNIAGVAIAVELGGPGAVFWMWLVGFAGMAIKSFEVLLSMLYRNTEDPNNPHGGTMWVAKKGLPERFPALKSISGIVGGLFCIPLLMFAFTGGNMFQAWSVATSTEVYFGIPSWITGVVLAVLVGLVIIGGIKRIGQIASLIVPVMCGIYLLCGIIVIGINYEAVPGMFKLIFTSAFNPTEASGAFMGATFGVAFIFGMKRALFSSEAGLGSAPIAHSAVRTKEPATEGVVAGLEPFVDTIVVCTITALVILISGVWNRAPSSTWENTPVMQQVQDGYVPAVNTIASTDEMRSGDTVFALADIRSASGETRIARIYGELESAGPEQVEITWFPEEIGTDEAISLREPGVFKDYPGAAMTARAFDLGVEGLGRYMVTIAIMMFALSTIITWSYYGEQGWVYMTGGRGVIIYKMIWCVVIVIPCLGFIRRITEIDTISTVALGFMMAVNLPLMWLMGSRAMAAWKDYFRRFNAGEIKEV, encoded by the coding sequence ATGGAATCCCTTATTGGGTATCTGAACGCGATTAATTCCGTGATGCTTTCGGTCCCAGTGCTGCTGACGCTACTGGGCACGGGCATCGTCTTCACCTTTTGGAGTGGCTTTTGTCAGTACCGCTCACTGACCCATGGCGCCTTTTTGGTGCGGGGTGGATTGGACTCTGCTGATGGCCCCGGAGCTATTTCTCACTTCCAAGCCCTATCCGCTGCATTATCGGCAACCGTCGGTTTGGGTAACATCGCTGGCGTAGCTATTGCGGTAGAACTCGGCGGTCCTGGCGCTGTGTTTTGGATGTGGCTGGTTGGGTTTGCCGGAATGGCGATTAAATCCTTCGAAGTGTTGCTATCCATGCTCTACCGCAACACCGAAGACCCCAACAATCCGCATGGCGGCACCATGTGGGTGGCGAAGAAAGGCCTCCCGGAACGTTTCCCAGCGTTAAAAAGCATTAGCGGGATTGTTGGCGGCCTGTTCTGCATACCGCTGCTCATGTTCGCCTTTACCGGTGGCAACATGTTCCAGGCCTGGAGTGTGGCGACCAGCACCGAAGTCTATTTCGGCATCCCGAGTTGGATCACCGGCGTGGTACTCGCCGTTTTGGTTGGTTTGGTGATTATTGGCGGCATTAAACGCATTGGCCAAATTGCCTCCTTGATCGTGCCCGTCATGTGCGGCATTTACCTGCTCTGCGGGATCATCGTCATCGGCATCAATTACGAAGCCGTGCCGGGCATGTTCAAGCTCATCTTTACCTCTGCCTTCAATCCCACCGAGGCCAGTGGTGCCTTCATGGGAGCCACCTTCGGTGTGGCCTTCATCTTCGGCATGAAGCGCGCTCTGTTTTCTTCTGAAGCCGGTTTGGGTAGTGCACCTATCGCCCACTCGGCCGTGCGGACCAAAGAGCCCGCCACTGAAGGTGTTGTTGCCGGCCTAGAGCCCTTCGTAGACACCATTGTGGTTTGCACCATCACAGCCTTGGTGATCTTGATCTCCGGAGTTTGGAACCGGGCCCCCAGCTCAACCTGGGAGAACACACCCGTGATGCAGCAGGTTCAAGACGGTTATGTGCCGGCCGTCAACACCATCGCCAGCACCGATGAAATGCGTAGCGGCGATACTGTTTTCGCCTTGGCTGATATCCGCTCCGCCTCGGGTGAAACCCGTATTGCGCGCATCTACGGAGAGCTGGAGTCGGCCGGACCAGAGCAGGTGGAAATTACCTGGTTCCCAGAAGAAATCGGGACGGACGAAGCCATTAGTCTGCGCGAACCCGGAGTGTTCAAGGACTACCCCGGCGCTGCAATGACGGCGCGTGCCTTCGATCTTGGGGTTGAAGGTTTAGGCCGCTACATGGTCACGATTGCCATCATGATGTTCGCCCTGTCGACCATCATCACCTGGAGTTACTACGGTGAGCAGGGTTGGGTGTATATGACCGGTGGTCGCGGCGTCATCATCTATAAGATGATTTGGTGCGTAGTCATCGTGATCCCGTGCCTAGGCTTTATTCGCCGCATCACGGAAATCGATACCATCAGCACCGTAGCGCTGGGCTTCATGATGGCCGTTAACCTTCCCTTGATGTGGTTGATGGGCTCCAGAGCCATGGCTGCATGGAAAGATTACTTCCGGCGCTTCAATGCCGGAGAAATTAAGGAAGTCTGA
- a CDS encoding sodium-dependent transporter: MATAGSAVGLGNVWKFPYEAGENGGGAFLLMYLFFVALFGLALVIAELLLGRTTQRNPVGAFRALGGAGWPAVGGVGVLAGFVILSFYIVVAGWTLAYLGFMATGQLDIEAGLLAEQFGAFVSSPIAPIGYAALFMVLCVGVVHGGVSGGIERASRLLMPALFVLLLLLVGRSVTLPGAGEGLRYFLQPDWSKVSASTISSAIGQAFFSLSLGMGTLITYGSYLHQNDRIPANAGIIAGLDTLVAVLAGLMILPAVFAFGFDPSAGPGLTFITLPAVFAQMPGGQFFGMAFFALLAVAALTSAISLLETVVCYFTDEHGLSRNSATAIVALVSFGLGIPASLSLGIWSGFTVPGTKFSIFDFLDFTASNLMLPFGGMLTAIFVGWRWATPAQEALIAGGLPAWMAKFWIVTLRYVAPLGIGYILFSALS; the protein is encoded by the coding sequence ATGGCGACGGCCGGCTCGGCTGTGGGCTTGGGAAACGTGTGGAAGTTCCCCTATGAGGCGGGAGAGAACGGAGGCGGTGCCTTTTTGTTGATGTACCTGTTCTTCGTCGCGCTCTTTGGCCTGGCTTTAGTCATCGCCGAGCTACTCCTGGGCCGCACCACCCAGCGTAATCCCGTGGGGGCATTTCGCGCCTTGGGCGGCGCCGGCTGGCCCGCCGTTGGCGGAGTTGGGGTGCTGGCTGGTTTCGTGATCTTGTCGTTCTACATCGTAGTCGCTGGCTGGACCTTGGCCTACCTCGGCTTTATGGCCACCGGTCAACTCGATATCGAAGCCGGACTATTGGCTGAGCAATTCGGCGCCTTTGTCTCCTCACCCATCGCCCCCATCGGTTATGCAGCATTGTTTATGGTGCTATGCGTAGGTGTGGTTCACGGCGGCGTGAGTGGCGGAATCGAACGGGCGTCGCGGCTGCTGATGCCGGCGCTCTTCGTGCTGCTTTTGCTGCTGGTAGGACGCTCGGTCACCCTCCCCGGTGCCGGTGAAGGACTGCGCTACTTTCTACAGCCCGACTGGAGCAAAGTCTCGGCCAGCACCATTAGCAGCGCCATCGGCCAGGCCTTCTTCTCGCTATCGTTAGGGATGGGGACGCTGATCACCTACGGCTCCTACCTGCACCAAAATGACCGCATCCCCGCAAACGCTGGGATCATCGCCGGGCTAGACACACTGGTCGCTGTCCTTGCCGGGCTCATGATCCTGCCGGCGGTGTTTGCCTTTGGCTTTGACCCCAGTGCCGGACCTGGCCTCACCTTCATCACTCTGCCTGCGGTGTTCGCGCAGATGCCGGGCGGGCAATTTTTTGGAATGGCCTTTTTCGCCCTGCTCGCTGTAGCCGCACTCACTTCGGCCATTTCCTTGTTGGAAACGGTCGTGTGCTACTTCACCGACGAACATGGCCTATCGCGCAATAGCGCCACCGCCATCGTCGCTTTGGTGAGCTTTGGGCTAGGCATTCCTGCCTCGCTTTCGCTGGGTATTTGGAGCGGCTTCACCGTACCTGGCACTAAATTTTCCATTTTCGATTTCCTGGACTTCACAGCCTCCAATTTAATGCTGCCCTTTGGCGGCATGCTGACAGCCATTTTCGTTGGCTGGCGTTGGGCGACTCCTGCTCAAGAAGCATTGATTGCAGGTGGCCTGCCTGCGTGGATGGCGAAGTTCTGGATTGTCACTTTGCGCTACGTGGCGCCGCTGGGGATTGGCTACATCCTGTTCAGCGCGCTGAGCTAA